A single genomic interval of Tsukamurella paurometabola harbors:
- a CDS encoding ParA family protein: MTDHESGFDVSRGTTEDDTPIAAAARRASQVLTPGAAGTLPKPLERRVLTIANQKGGVGKTTTAVNLAAALALQGLRVLVVDLDPQGNASTALGVDHRSGVPSTYELLLGETTLEEAMAQSPHSPNLYCVPATIDLAGAEIELVSMVARETRLKNALSAAAANDIDYIFIDCPPSLGLLTVNALVAAKEVLIPIQCEYYALEGVGQLLRNIELVQSHLNKDLHVSTVLLTMYDARTKLADQVAAEVRNHFGDRVLGATIPRSVKVSEAPGYGTTVLDYDPGSRGAMSYLDAGRELALRGAGQAV, from the coding sequence GTGACTGATCACGAATCCGGCTTCGACGTTTCACGTGGAACCACCGAAGACGACACCCCCATCGCGGCGGCCGCCCGCCGCGCCAGCCAGGTCCTGACCCCCGGAGCGGCGGGCACCCTGCCCAAGCCCCTGGAGCGCCGCGTCCTGACGATCGCCAACCAGAAGGGCGGCGTCGGCAAAACCACCACCGCGGTGAACCTCGCGGCCGCGCTGGCGCTGCAGGGGCTGCGCGTGCTCGTCGTCGATCTCGACCCTCAGGGGAACGCGAGTACCGCGCTCGGCGTCGACCACCGGTCCGGCGTGCCGTCGACCTACGAGCTGCTCCTCGGCGAGACCACGCTGGAGGAGGCGATGGCGCAGAGCCCGCACTCCCCCAACCTCTACTGCGTGCCCGCGACGATCGACCTCGCCGGAGCCGAGATCGAACTCGTCAGCATGGTGGCCCGCGAGACGCGGCTCAAGAACGCGCTCTCCGCCGCGGCCGCGAACGACATCGACTACATCTTCATCGACTGCCCGCCGTCGCTGGGGCTGCTCACGGTGAACGCGCTCGTCGCTGCGAAGGAAGTCCTCATCCCCATTCAGTGCGAGTACTACGCACTCGAGGGTGTCGGGCAGCTGCTCCGCAACATCGAGCTGGTGCAGTCGCACCTCAACAAGGACCTCCACGTCTCCACCGTGCTGCTCACGATGTACGACGCGCGGACCAAGCTCGCCGACCAGGTCGCCGCGGAGGTCCGCAACCACTTCGGCGACCGGGTCCTCGGCGCGACGATCCCCCGCAGCGTCAAGGTCTCCGAGGCACCCGGCTACGGCACCACGGTCCTCGACTACGACCCCGGCTCCCGCGGCGCGATGAGCTACCTCGACGCGGGCCGCGAGCTCGCCCTCCGCGGCGCTGGGCAGGCGGTGTAG
- a CDS encoding ParB/RepB/Spo0J family partition protein: MAGQKKGGLGRGLAALIPTGPDEGPRLGSDAADVIIGARPKSPARPAADGPQQRPERPTEPADEAAAPSDLAASGAVYREIAPAAIQPNPQQPRTVFDEEGLAELVHSIREFGLMQPIVVRPLPQPQGDVRYQLVMGERRWRASQEAGLAAIPAIVRETADGDMLRDALLENIHRVQLNPLEEAAAYAQLLEEFGVTHDELAARLGRSRPVVTNTIRLLRLPVAVQRRVAAGVLSAGHARALLALEAGAEAQDALAARIVAEGLSVRATEEAVTLANRGDGTVVPAAPKRRQPADPGLREVADRIADRLDTKVTVSMGKRKGKIVVEVGSADDLERIVALLAEK; encoded by the coding sequence ATGGCGGGGCAGAAGAAGGGCGGCCTCGGCCGGGGCCTCGCGGCACTCATCCCCACCGGACCCGACGAGGGCCCGCGACTCGGCAGCGACGCCGCGGACGTCATTATCGGAGCGCGCCCGAAGAGTCCGGCGCGCCCGGCCGCCGACGGCCCGCAGCAGCGACCGGAACGTCCCACCGAGCCCGCGGACGAGGCGGCGGCACCGTCGGATCTCGCCGCGTCCGGCGCGGTGTACCGGGAGATCGCCCCGGCGGCGATCCAGCCGAATCCGCAGCAGCCCCGCACCGTCTTCGACGAGGAGGGGCTCGCCGAACTCGTCCATTCGATCCGCGAGTTCGGGCTCATGCAGCCGATCGTCGTGCGCCCGCTCCCCCAGCCGCAGGGCGACGTGCGCTACCAGCTCGTCATGGGCGAGCGCCGGTGGCGCGCCAGCCAGGAGGCCGGCCTGGCCGCGATCCCCGCGATCGTCCGCGAGACGGCCGACGGCGACATGCTCCGCGACGCGCTGCTCGAGAACATCCACCGGGTCCAGCTCAACCCGCTCGAGGAGGCGGCGGCCTACGCACAGCTGCTCGAGGAGTTCGGCGTCACCCACGACGAACTGGCGGCGCGCCTGGGCCGTTCGCGTCCCGTCGTCACCAACACGATCCGCTTGCTGCGCCTCCCGGTCGCCGTGCAGCGCCGCGTCGCCGCCGGCGTGCTCTCCGCCGGGCACGCCCGCGCGCTCCTGGCGCTGGAGGCGGGGGCCGAGGCGCAGGATGCGCTCGCGGCCCGCATCGTCGCCGAGGGCCTGTCGGTGCGCGCCACCGAGGAGGCCGTCACGCTGGCGAACCGCGGTGACGGCACCGTCGTACCCGCTGCGCCGAAGCGCCGGCAGCCGGCGGATCCCGGTCTCCGCGAGGTGGCCGACAGGATCGCCGACCGGCTGGACACCAAGGTCACCGTCTCGATGGGCAAGCGGAAGGGCAAGATCGTCGTGGAGGTCGGCTCCGCCGACGACCTCGAACGCATCGTCGCCCTGCTCGCCGAGAAGTGA
- a CDS encoding acetyltransferase: MALTIVPLTLGGFDDLPRHIRRCVYWEVAPEGETLTDTEFDKEAWLSMLMLEWGSCGQVAIDHAVDGTARVVGVAFYAPPRSVPRAGHFPTAPVSPDAVLLTWVGSEPGTDVRVKEELVTAVCTDLVRRGVRAVEAFALLTPVGMTTEDVVAQLDCGPCGCDAPPLADADFLEQMGFETVAPHHRFPRLRLELSEGLGWKAGVEHALEQLLAAGAAEAALRNALEDTGDAAAPVGRLEDR, encoded by the coding sequence ATGGCCCTGACGATCGTCCCGCTGACCCTCGGCGGATTCGACGACCTGCCGCGCCACATCCGTCGCTGCGTCTACTGGGAGGTCGCGCCCGAGGGTGAGACCCTCACCGATACGGAGTTCGACAAAGAGGCGTGGCTCTCGATGCTCATGCTCGAGTGGGGCTCGTGCGGCCAGGTCGCGATCGACCACGCCGTCGACGGCACCGCCCGGGTCGTGGGCGTGGCCTTCTACGCGCCACCGCGCAGCGTGCCCCGGGCGGGCCACTTCCCCACCGCGCCCGTCAGCCCCGACGCGGTGCTGCTCACCTGGGTCGGCTCCGAACCCGGCACCGATGTGCGGGTCAAGGAGGAGCTGGTGACCGCGGTCTGCACCGACCTGGTGCGCCGCGGCGTGCGTGCCGTGGAGGCCTTCGCTCTGCTCACCCCGGTCGGAATGACGACGGAAGATGTTGTGGCGCAACTTGATTGCGGCCCGTGCGGCTGCGATGCCCCGCCGCTGGCCGACGCCGACTTCCTGGAGCAGATGGGCTTCGAGACGGTCGCGCCCCACCACCGGTTCCCCCGGTTGCGCCTGGAGCTGTCCGAGGGCCTCGGCTGGAAGGCGGGAGTGGAGCACGCGCTGGAGCAGTTGCTCGCGGCCGGTGCCGCCGAAGCGGCTCTCAGGAACGCCCTCGAGGATACGGGCGACGCCGCCGCACCCGTGGGGAGGCTCGAGGACCGCTGA
- a CDS encoding N-acetylmuramoyl-L-alanine amidase, whose product MPRISLGDHGGAVAEIRGILADQGFLRDYVAPTDLVVNGWTVPEAVFDRRLDRATRAFQQQRGLLVDGVVGPATYRALRESTYQLGARTLSYIASAPPSGDDVAALQARLQNLGFYAGMIDGLFGPQTHLGLSAYQREFGLVADGICGPATLRSLTFLGSRVTGGSPHAIREEEHVRSSGPRLSGKRIVIDPGLGGPDRGLTVRGPDGRPITEEEILWDLGSRLEGRMAAAGMETYLSRPRGMDADDSTRAYTANTFDADMMIALRTAHYRNDRAHGVASFHFGNTHGASSNIGRNLAGFIQREIVARTPLTDCHYHGRTWDIVRLTRMPTVQIDVGYVTNPHDAAVLASPQMRDTIAEAILVAVKRLYLLGENDRPTGTYTFAELLELEENAENRA is encoded by the coding sequence ATGCCACGCATCAGCCTCGGTGATCACGGTGGCGCCGTGGCCGAGATCCGCGGCATCCTCGCCGATCAGGGATTCCTCCGGGACTACGTGGCCCCCACCGACCTGGTGGTGAACGGCTGGACCGTCCCGGAGGCCGTCTTCGACCGCCGCCTGGACCGCGCCACGCGCGCTTTCCAGCAGCAGCGCGGGCTCCTGGTCGACGGTGTCGTGGGTCCCGCCACGTACCGGGCGCTCCGCGAGTCCACCTATCAGCTGGGCGCGCGCACGCTGAGCTACATCGCCTCCGCGCCGCCGTCGGGCGACGACGTGGCCGCGCTGCAGGCGCGCCTGCAGAACCTCGGCTTCTACGCCGGCATGATCGACGGTCTCTTCGGCCCCCAGACGCACCTGGGCCTGTCGGCCTACCAGCGTGAGTTCGGCCTCGTCGCCGACGGCATCTGCGGGCCGGCGACGCTGCGCTCACTGACCTTCCTCGGCTCCCGGGTGACCGGCGGGTCGCCGCACGCCATCCGCGAGGAGGAGCACGTCCGCAGCTCCGGGCCGCGCCTGTCGGGCAAGCGCATCGTCATCGACCCGGGCCTGGGCGGGCCGGACCGCGGCCTCACGGTGCGGGGCCCCGACGGCCGGCCGATCACGGAGGAGGAGATCCTCTGGGACCTCGGGTCGCGCCTCGAGGGCCGGATGGCCGCCGCCGGCATGGAGACCTACCTCTCGCGTCCGCGCGGCATGGACGCCGACGACAGCACCCGCGCGTACACGGCGAACACCTTCGACGCCGACATGATGATCGCGCTCCGCACCGCGCACTACCGCAACGACCGCGCCCACGGCGTGGCCTCGTTCCACTTCGGCAACACGCACGGCGCCAGCTCGAACATCGGGCGCAACCTGGCGGGCTTCATCCAGCGGGAGATCGTCGCGCGGACGCCGCTCACGGACTGCCACTACCACGGCCGTACCTGGGACATCGTGCGCCTGACGCGCATGCCCACGGTGCAGATCGATGTCGGCTACGTGACCAACCCGCACGACGCCGCGGTCCTGGCCTCGCCGCAGATGCGCGACACCATCGCGGAGGCCATCCTGGTCGCCGTCAAGCGGCTGTACCTGCTGGGCGAGAACGACCGCCCCACCGGCACCTACACGTTCGCGGAGCTGCTCGAGCTCGAGGAGAACGCCGAGAACCGGGCCTGA
- the trxA gene encoding thioredoxin, translating to MAEIVTLTDDTFVEQVLQSDKPVLVDFWATWCGPCKVVAPVLEQLAAEHGDKVTFAKIEVDQNPGAPRDYQVLSIPTLILFQGGKPTTKLVGAKSKSAILKELDGLV from the coding sequence ATGGCCGAGATCGTCACCCTCACCGACGACACCTTCGTCGAGCAGGTCCTGCAGTCCGACAAGCCCGTGCTGGTCGACTTCTGGGCCACCTGGTGCGGGCCGTGCAAGGTGGTCGCGCCGGTGCTGGAGCAGCTGGCCGCCGAGCACGGCGACAAGGTCACCTTCGCCAAGATCGAGGTCGACCAGAACCCCGGCGCGCCGCGCGACTACCAGGTGCTCAGCATCCCCACGCTGATCCTGTTCCAGGGTGGGAAGCCCACGACCAAGCTGGTGGGCGCGAAGAGCAAGTCGGCGATCCTCAAGGAGCTCGACGGGCTGGTGTGA
- the trxB gene encoding thioredoxin-disulfide reductase, translating to MTAAGTDIADVIIIGSGPAGYTAGVYAGRAELTTILFEGTNFGGALMTTTEVENYPGFREGIMGPQLMDEMREQAIRFGADLRMEDVESVQLDGEIKEVVTAEGTYRARAVILAMGAAARYLGIPGEETLLGRGVSACATCDGFFFRDQDIAVVGGGDSAMEEAIFLTKFAKSVTLIHRSENFRASKIMLDRARANEKIRFLTDTKVTAVQGEKSVESLLVENTVTGAVETLEVTGLFVAIGHDPRSGLVAGQVTVDDEGYVQVEGRSTATGVPGVFAAGDLVDHTYRQAITAAGSGCSAAIDAERWLAHHREAAVAQ from the coding sequence ATGACTGCAGCGGGCACCGATATCGCGGACGTGATCATCATCGGATCGGGTCCGGCGGGATACACGGCGGGCGTCTACGCGGGCCGTGCCGAGCTGACGACCATCCTGTTCGAGGGCACGAACTTCGGCGGCGCCCTGATGACCACCACCGAGGTCGAGAACTACCCCGGCTTCCGCGAGGGCATCATGGGCCCGCAGCTCATGGACGAGATGCGCGAACAGGCCATCCGCTTCGGCGCCGACCTGCGCATGGAGGACGTCGAGTCCGTGCAGCTGGACGGCGAGATCAAGGAGGTCGTGACGGCCGAGGGCACCTATCGCGCCCGCGCCGTCATCCTCGCGATGGGTGCCGCCGCCCGCTACCTGGGCATCCCCGGCGAGGAGACCCTGCTCGGCCGCGGCGTCAGCGCCTGCGCCACCTGCGACGGCTTCTTCTTCCGCGACCAGGACATCGCCGTGGTCGGCGGCGGCGATTCCGCGATGGAGGAGGCCATCTTCCTCACCAAGTTCGCCAAGTCCGTCACCCTGATCCACCGGAGCGAGAACTTCCGCGCCTCGAAGATCATGCTCGACCGCGCCCGCGCGAACGAGAAGATCCGCTTCCTCACCGACACCAAGGTCACCGCGGTGCAGGGCGAGAAGTCGGTCGAGTCGCTGCTCGTGGAGAACACCGTGACCGGCGCCGTGGAGACCCTCGAGGTCACGGGCCTGTTCGTGGCGATCGGCCACGATCCGCGCTCCGGCCTGGTCGCGGGCCAGGTCACGGTCGACGACGAGGGCTACGTGCAGGTCGAGGGCCGCAGCACCGCCACCGGCGTGCCGGGCGTCTTCGCCGCCGGTGACCTGGTCGACCACACCTACCGCCAGGCCATCACGGCCGCCGGCAGTGGCTGTTCCGCCGCGATCGACGCCGAGCGCTGGCTCGCGCATCACCGCGAAGCCGCCGTCGCCCAGTAG
- the sigM gene encoding RNA polymerase sigma factor SigM codes for MTEWGNTISRSAGAGDPATDAPDTSGHPWGRDHDGVSDECLLAAAAAGDGDAFAELFLRHARQLRATALRTIRDCTDAEDCLQDAMLRAFQLSPTFRGDCKVGSWLHRIVVNACLDRARRNQVRTSLPMPDDLSCLASDEGRTAEELDRRLSVEAALRMLPEDQRAAVVAVDMHGLSVTQAAELLGVAPGTVKSRRARARIRLERLLR; via the coding sequence ATGACCGAGTGGGGGAACACCATCTCGCGGTCGGCCGGGGCGGGGGATCCGGCGACCGATGCTCCGGACACATCCGGACACCCGTGGGGCCGAGACCACGACGGGGTCTCCGACGAGTGCCTGCTCGCCGCGGCGGCGGCCGGGGACGGCGACGCCTTCGCCGAGCTCTTCCTGCGTCACGCCCGGCAGCTGCGTGCGACCGCGCTGCGCACCATCCGCGACTGCACCGACGCCGAGGACTGCCTGCAGGACGCGATGCTGCGCGCGTTCCAGCTCTCTCCGACCTTCCGCGGCGACTGCAAGGTGGGCAGCTGGCTGCACCGCATCGTGGTCAACGCCTGCCTCGACCGGGCGCGCCGCAACCAGGTGCGCACGTCGCTGCCGATGCCCGACGATCTGAGCTGCCTCGCCTCGGACGAGGGCCGGACGGCGGAGGAGCTGGACCGCCGCCTCTCGGTGGAGGCGGCGCTGCGGATGCTGCCCGAGGACCAGCGGGCCGCGGTGGTCGCCGTGGACATGCACGGGCTGTCGGTGACGCAGGCAGCCGAGCTCCTCGGCGTCGCGCCGGGCACCGTCAAGAGCCGGCGGGCCCGGGCCCGCATCCGGCTCGAGCGCCTGCTGCGCTGA